The following proteins are co-located in the Mycolicibacterium goodii genome:
- a CDS encoding LLM class flavin-dependent oxidoreductase produces the protein MAHLAVALDGTGWHPASWREPDARPAEVLRAGYWTDLIGEAERALIDFVTIEDGFTLQSDHPWRPDDRTDRLRGRLDAVLIAARVAPTTRHIGLVPTAITTHTEPFHISKAIATLDYVSTGRAGVRVQVSSRRDAAAHVGRRRLPEDRAALVTELFGEAADHVEVLRRLWDSWEDDAEIRDVATGRFIDSNKLHYIDFTGPHFSVKGPSITPRPPQGQPIVAALGHVDAAYELIATSADVGFVTPHSAEEVTSLVETIAAHRPADADPVRVFADVVVFLDDTAAAARDRWARLDEVAGAEYLSDAEIFAGTPAQLADLVQQWHAAGASGLRLRPATLPHDLRQITDGLVPELQRRGAFRDGYHATTLRGLLGLPRPANRYATA, from the coding sequence CTGGCCCACTTGGCTGTAGCCCTCGACGGCACCGGCTGGCATCCCGCGTCGTGGCGCGAACCCGACGCCCGGCCCGCCGAGGTGCTGCGCGCGGGGTACTGGACGGATCTGATCGGTGAGGCGGAGCGGGCACTGATCGACTTCGTCACCATCGAAGACGGCTTCACGCTGCAGTCCGACCATCCGTGGCGCCCCGACGACCGCACCGACCGGCTGCGCGGGCGGCTTGACGCGGTGCTCATCGCGGCCCGCGTCGCACCCACCACCCGCCACATCGGTCTGGTGCCGACCGCGATCACCACACACACCGAGCCGTTCCACATCTCCAAGGCCATCGCCACCCTCGATTACGTCAGCACCGGGCGGGCCGGGGTCCGGGTCCAGGTGTCGTCGCGCCGCGACGCCGCGGCACACGTCGGCCGCCGTCGGCTGCCCGAGGACCGGGCGGCGCTGGTGACCGAACTGTTCGGCGAGGCCGCGGACCATGTCGAGGTGCTCCGCCGGCTGTGGGACAGCTGGGAGGACGACGCCGAGATCCGCGATGTCGCCACGGGCCGTTTCATCGACAGCAACAAGCTGCACTACATCGACTTCACCGGCCCCCATTTCTCGGTCAAGGGCCCGTCGATCACGCCCAGGCCGCCGCAGGGCCAACCGATCGTAGCCGCGCTCGGCCACGTGGACGCCGCCTACGAGCTGATCGCCACCAGTGCCGACGTCGGCTTCGTCACGCCGCACAGCGCCGAGGAGGTCACCTCGCTGGTCGAGACGATCGCGGCACACCGCCCCGCCGATGCCGACCCGGTCCGGGTGTTCGCCGACGTGGTCGTGTTCCTCGACGACACGGCCGCCGCCGCCCGGGACCGGTGGGCCCGGCTCGACGAGGTGGCCGGCGCCGAATACCTCAGCGACGCCGAGATCTTCGCCGGGACACCGGCGCAACTGGCCGATCTGGTGCAGCAATGGCACGCCGCCGGTGCGAGCGGGCTGCGGTTGCGTCCGGCGACACTCCCCCACGACCTGCGCCAGATCACCGACGGGCTGGTGCCGGAACTGCAGCGGCGCGGCGCCTTCCGCGACGGCTACCACGCCACCACGCTGCGCGGCCTGCTCGGCCTACCGCGACCCGCCAACCGTTATGCGACCGCTTGA